In one Candidatus Woesearchaeota archaeon B3_Woes genomic region, the following are encoded:
- the dph2 gene encoding diphthamide biosynthesis enzyme Dph2 → MVLNFEKEKLVTELKKLKPKKVLVQLPEGIKQNASEIAEIIENLNIEVVFSGETAWGGCCISPQEAKNVGADLIVHFGHAKFIDIDFPILYMEVKDELNLHPLLQKSIKHLKNFKKIGISYSIQHKHDIDKIIRFYENEEKKVILSGKKGRVKYEGHIVGCQYSGLKAIEKDVDCFVIIGNQFHSMGAAISVEKPVVLVDVYNDKIRDMDGVREKILKQRAISIQKLKDARNVGIIQEEKLGQQFGTSEYLVDKLKEQDKNVILITMNELTPDKLMNFYNIDCFIVLACPRIPIDDFAKYEKPMVTFKEALVALGMKSWDEILKIGII, encoded by the coding sequence ATGGTATTGAATTTTGAAAAAGAAAAACTAGTTACAGAGCTAAAAAAACTAAAACCAAAAAAAGTTTTAGTGCAACTTCCAGAAGGCATAAAGCAAAATGCAAGCGAGATTGCTGAAATTATTGAGAACCTTAATATTGAAGTTGTTTTTTCTGGTGAAACAGCTTGGGGTGGTTGTTGCATATCACCACAAGAAGCTAAAAATGTGGGTGCAGATCTTATAGTTCACTTTGGTCATGCAAAGTTTATTGATATTGATTTTCCAATATTATATATGGAAGTAAAAGATGAATTAAATTTACATCCTCTCTTACAAAAGTCTATTAAACATTTGAAGAACTTCAAAAAGATTGGGATTTCTTATTCAATTCAACATAAACATGATATTGACAAAATAATAAGATTTTATGAAAACGAAGAGAAAAAAGTTATTTTGTCTGGGAAAAAAGGTCGTGTAAAATATGAAGGGCATATTGTTGGTTGTCAATATTCAGGATTAAAAGCTATTGAGAAAGATGTTGATTGTTTTGTTATAATTGGAAACCAATTTCATTCAATGGGTGCTGCAATAAGTGTTGAAAAACCAGTGGTGCTTGTTGATGTATATAATGATAAAATTAGAGATATGGATGGTGTTCGTGAAAAAATTCTAAAGCAAAGAGCCATTTCAATTCAAAAACTAAAAGATGCAAGAAATGTTGGAATAATACAAGAGGAAAAGTTAGGTCAACAATTTGGAACATCAGAGTATCTTGTTGATAAATTAAAAGAACAGGACAAAAATGTTATCTTAATAACAATGAATGAGCTTACTCCTGATAAACTAATGAATTTTTATAATATTGATTGTTTTATAGTGCTTGCATGTCCTAGAATCCCTATTGATGATTTTGCAAAATATGAAAAACCAATGGTAACTTTTAAAGAGGCATTGGTAGCACTTGGTATGAAATCCTGGGACGAAATCTTAAAAATTGGGATTATTTAA
- a CDS encoding sulfurtransferase, protein MDNILIKKRKEMKNKNLFYYFTILVLFLVLVGAIFIKPIHTPYGETDVNGALILMENEDLFVINTHTPYIGEIDGTDLIAEDWDNMISYIDQLPKDKETPILVYCRSGRMAETSAEQLADLGYNNVYSLDGGMNAWQASGRNLVQK, encoded by the coding sequence GTGGATAACATTTTGATTAAAAAGAGGAAAGAAATGAAAAATAAAAATTTATTTTATTATTTTACAATACTCGTACTTTTCTTAGTTTTAGTTGGAGCGATTTTCATAAAACCAATACATACCCCTTATGGAGAAACAGATGTTAATGGCGCACTTATTTTAATGGAAAATGAAGATCTTTTCGTCATCAATACACATACTCCTTATATTGGTGAAATAGATGGAACAGATTTAATTGCTGAAGACTGGGATAATATGATTTCTTATATAGATCAATTACCAAAAGACAAAGAGACACCTATTCTTGTTTATTGCAGAAGTGGGAGAATGGCTGAAACATCTGCAGAACAACTTGCAGATTTAGGATATAATAATGTATATAGTCTTGATGGTGGAATGAATGCATGGCAGGCAAGTGGAAGAAATCTCGTGCAAAAATAG